In one window of Episyrphus balteatus chromosome 3, idEpiBalt1.1, whole genome shotgun sequence DNA:
- the LOC129913185 gene encoding dynein regulatory complex protein 9 → MDTFLRDAVTTVVTLSLNELIVLSHGKHLRSSTGIFQEKDTTNKPSEKKTGSGVELLAKSNLPIATLNEIKLNNELKKLIDIYIETMEELQNTGTIETLLATINQQIAKNKEQDKVIQEHNSSTLVLKNLKTKLTDFKSEAEEKLLKASETLNILKSDWRIISKVNELEYELVKKWEHTRFTQAVVVGEKEEENLEKMYAKFVAKTNTEQRVIFDFEAFSRRQFDKYSDMIEMWKKKYSTELSKLLINIKEKENKIKEVNKTYKKHYEIFCKRKMFIKEYMEQKAEQNRLYQLQMLRIQSAVKIQAWWRGLMVRRCLGPFRKKTKKNKKGKKSK, encoded by the coding sequence ATGGACACTTTTTTGCGGGATGCAGTTACCACTGTTGTTACATTAAGCCTTAATGAGCTCATTGTTCTTAGTCATGGTAAACATCTACGGTCAAGCACAGGGATATTCCAAGAAAAGGATACAACAAACAAACCATCGGAAAAGAAAACCGGCAGCGGCGTAGAACTACTTGCAAAGAGTAATTTACCCATTGCAACACTCAACGAAATTAAACTAAATAATGAGTTAAAGAAACTCATTGATATATACATTGAGACCATGGAAGAGTTGCAAAACACAGGAACCATTGAAACACTACTTGCAACTATTAATCAGCAGATTGCAAAAAACAAAGAGCAAGATAAAGTAATTCAAGAACACAATTCAAGTACGTTggtcttgaaaaatcttaagaCAAAACTCACCGACTTTAAATCCGAAGCTgaggaaaaacttttaaaagctagTGAAACTTTAAATATCTTAAAGTCCGATTGGCGGATAATAAGTAAAGTTAATGAATTGGAGTATGAGTTGGTGAAAAAGTGGGAGCACACTAGATTTACACAggctgttgttgttggtgaaAAAGAAGAGGAGAATCTTGAAAAGATGTACGCCAAATTTGTTGCAAAAACAAATACAGAACAAAGGgttatatttgattttgaaGCATTTTCCAGGAGGCAATTCGATAAATACTCGGATATGATCGAAATGTGGAAGAAGAAATATTCAACTGaattatcaaaacttttgataaatatcaaagaaaaggaaaataaaattaaagaagtgaataaaacatataaaaagcaTTATGAGATATTTTGTAAACGAAAGATGTTTATCAAAGAGTATATGGAGCAAAAAGCTGAGCAGAATCGTTTGTATCAACTTCAAATGCTGCGCATACAGTCAGCAGTGAAAATTCAAGCTTGGTGGAGGGGATTGATGGTACGCAGGTGTCTCGGACCTTTTCggaagaaaacaaagaaaaacaagaaaggAAAGAAGTCAAagtaa